In one window of Halorubrum sp. BV1 DNA:
- a CDS encoding DUF5827 family protein, giving the protein MPEPKDAFEETFPCEFYEPAELFDPELMYTIPEIGRLLQGLEPGADVDPDTEAVLIDWAIPWVMSHADDMVIAEPLSDDGPGYYGLDPAAAESASEATTDDETDSDEPDSDKPDSDETTDADPAES; this is encoded by the coding sequence ATGCCCGAACCGAAAGACGCGTTCGAGGAGACGTTCCCGTGTGAGTTTTACGAGCCCGCGGAGCTGTTCGACCCCGAGTTGATGTACACGATCCCGGAGATCGGCCGGCTGCTTCAGGGGCTGGAGCCGGGCGCCGACGTCGATCCCGACACTGAAGCCGTGCTGATCGACTGGGCGATCCCGTGGGTGATGAGCCACGCCGACGACATGGTGATAGCGGAGCCGCTCTCGGATGACGGCCCCGGCTACTACGGCCTCGATCCGGCCGCCGCCGAGTCGGCGTCCGAAGCGACGACCGACGACGAGACGGACAGTGACGAACCGGACAGTGACAAACCGGACAGTGACGAGACGACCGACGCCGACCCCGCCGAGTCGTGA
- a CDS encoding alpha/beta fold hydrolase: MREAGGEPSDGTGPNDGTGPNDGIDASAVRDVDILAEPVPGDEIPDSVPGESRAVETNGVRLHVVEAGPEDGKLLILLHGFPEFWYGWHEAIAPLANAGYRVVVPDQRGYNCSEKPPAVRDYRIGELARDVVGLIDAYGRETAAVAGHDWGAAVGWWLALHHAERVSEFVAVNVPHPTVFERELRGSWDQRLKSWYVLAFQLPRVPEAVARAGNWRLAVRGLRESSLPGTFDDEDLRRYRRAWNRDGAFEAMVNWYRAIVRERPSPERTTVEVPTLVIWGARDRFLTRRMAGRSVEHCTDGRLLTLETATHWVVHEEPHRVAEAIADHADPLPPAARE, translated from the coding sequence ATGCGCGAAGCCGGCGGCGAGCCGAGTGACGGGACCGGCCCGAACGACGGAACTGGCCCGAACGACGGAATCGACGCATCTGCCGTGCGGGATGTCGACATCCTCGCCGAGCCGGTTCCGGGCGACGAGATCCCCGATTCGGTACCCGGCGAGTCGCGAGCTGTGGAGACGAACGGGGTCCGGCTCCACGTTGTCGAGGCCGGTCCCGAAGACGGGAAGCTCCTAATCTTACTCCACGGGTTCCCCGAGTTCTGGTACGGCTGGCACGAGGCGATCGCGCCGCTCGCGAACGCGGGCTACCGGGTCGTCGTCCCGGACCAGCGCGGATACAACTGCTCCGAGAAGCCGCCGGCCGTGCGCGACTACCGGATCGGCGAACTCGCGCGGGACGTGGTCGGGCTGATCGACGCCTACGGGCGGGAGACGGCGGCGGTCGCCGGCCACGACTGGGGCGCGGCGGTCGGCTGGTGGCTCGCGCTCCACCACGCGGAACGCGTCTCGGAGTTCGTTGCCGTCAACGTTCCGCACCCGACCGTGTTCGAGCGGGAGCTTCGCGGCTCGTGGGACCAGCGGCTCAAGAGCTGGTACGTCCTCGCGTTCCAGCTTCCGAGGGTGCCAGAGGCCGTCGCCCGCGCCGGGAACTGGCGGCTCGCGGTGCGCGGTCTCCGCGAGTCGAGTCTGCCCGGAACGTTCGACGACGAGGATCTTAGGCGGTACCGCCGGGCGTGGAACCGCGACGGCGCGTTCGAGGCGATGGTGAACTGGTACCGTGCGATCGTCCGCGAGCGCCCCTCGCCCGAACGGACCACGGTGGAGGTCCCGACGCTCGTTATCTGGGGCGCGAGAGATCGGTTCCTCACCAGACGGATGGCCGGACGGAGCGTCGAGCACTGCACCGACGGGCGGCTCCTCACGCTGGAGACGGCCACTCACTGGGTCGTCCACGAGGAGCCGCACCGCGTCGCCGAGGCGA
- a CDS encoding 4a-hydroxytetrahydrobiopterin dehydratase, giving the protein MPSSLADDPVDPPEESAEPLTETEYAEYLDALGDAWEVVDGHHLEATYEFDDFAAALAFTNEIGELAEAEWHHPDISLSWGEVGVEMWSHDVDGLAKSDFVMAARMDRIYEGE; this is encoded by the coding sequence ATGCCATCGTCGCTCGCGGACGACCCGGTCGACCCGCCCGAGGAGAGCGCCGAGCCGCTGACCGAGACGGAGTACGCCGAGTACCTCGACGCCCTCGGCGACGCATGGGAGGTCGTCGACGGCCACCATCTCGAAGCGACCTACGAGTTCGACGACTTCGCGGCGGCGCTCGCGTTCACGAACGAGATCGGCGAACTCGCCGAAGCGGAGTGGCATCACCCCGACATCTCACTCTCGTGGGGGGAAGTCGGCGTCGAGATGTGGAGCCACGATGTCGACGGACTCGCCAAGTCGGACTTCGTGATGGCGGCGCGCATGGACCGAATCTACGAGGGTGAGTGA
- a CDS encoding sulfatase-like hydrolase/transferase, whose translation MASNTSSPDGTAPEETNGSAGDLDSAGASSEPDADRPDVSNVLLVTIDSLRADAIAPYDDDRHSPVLQGLADGGTVFDNAFATGNWTPFSFPSILASEPVFARNGDIGVRGAETLASVLSDAGFATAGFNAANGFLTSHWGYPEGFDEFEPFVTSVGSSRYSRYLAAHPTIEAWIQLATSPIRRLGSKFRGESDDRPFLDASRMFDVEDAATGFIDDTDDPFFLWVHYMDTHTPYVPAPRYIREVSDGIVGTHRMLHAHTRTSLGWEVGERTLHELRTLYQATVRQVDASVGRLLDALDAAGIADETAIVVAGDHGEEFQEHGHLAHYPKLYDELISVPLIVNAPGTDGGRRVTEHVGLDAVPPTVADLLGVDAPDDWRGESAVPAVRGEGSLDDDPVVSVTVRGEEVTEQPIPRSMADGDLLVSVRDAEWTYIENVDERDTELYHRPSDPTQQADLSADPTEEQRAVIERFAPIAAEHAAELRDREAEAAAARDDGDDVDADLEARLEALGYR comes from the coding sequence ATGGCATCGAACACGTCATCACCGGACGGGACAGCACCGGAGGAAACGAACGGCTCGGCGGGCGACCTCGACAGCGCCGGCGCGTCGTCGGAACCGGACGCCGACCGTCCCGACGTCTCGAACGTCCTGCTCGTCACGATCGACTCGCTCCGGGCAGACGCGATCGCGCCGTACGACGATGACCGCCACTCGCCGGTGTTGCAGGGCCTCGCCGACGGCGGCACCGTGTTCGACAACGCCTTCGCGACCGGCAACTGGACGCCCTTTTCGTTCCCCTCCATCCTCGCTTCCGAACCCGTCTTCGCCCGCAACGGCGACATCGGCGTTCGGGGTGCCGAGACGCTCGCGTCCGTGCTCTCCGACGCCGGGTTCGCGACCGCGGGATTCAACGCCGCGAACGGCTTTCTCACCTCCCATTGGGGGTATCCGGAGGGGTTCGACGAGTTCGAGCCGTTCGTCACGAGCGTCGGATCGAGCCGGTACAGCCGGTACCTCGCGGCGCATCCGACCATCGAGGCGTGGATACAGCTCGCGACCTCGCCGATCCGCCGGCTCGGCTCGAAGTTCCGCGGCGAGAGCGACGACCGACCGTTCCTCGACGCCTCGCGGATGTTCGACGTGGAGGACGCCGCGACGGGGTTCATCGACGACACCGACGACCCGTTCTTCCTCTGGGTCCACTACATGGACACCCACACGCCGTACGTGCCCGCGCCGCGATACATTCGCGAGGTGTCCGACGGGATCGTCGGAACCCATCGCATGCTGCACGCGCACACCCGAACGAGCCTCGGTTGGGAGGTCGGCGAGCGGACCCTCCACGAGCTGCGGACGCTGTATCAGGCGACGGTCCGACAGGTCGACGCCAGCGTCGGACGGTTGCTCGACGCGCTCGATGCGGCCGGCATCGCCGACGAGACCGCGATCGTCGTCGCGGGCGACCACGGCGAGGAGTTCCAAGAACACGGCCACCTCGCCCACTACCCGAAGCTGTACGACGAGCTCATCTCCGTGCCGCTCATCGTGAACGCCCCCGGTACGGACGGCGGCCGCCGCGTCACCGAACACGTCGGGCTCGACGCCGTTCCCCCGACCGTGGCCGACCTCTTGGGCGTCGACGCGCCGGACGACTGGCGCGGCGAGTCGGCCGTGCCGGCGGTTCGTGGCGAGGGATCCCTCGACGACGACCCCGTCGTCTCCGTGACGGTGCGGGGCGAGGAGGTGACGGAACAGCCGATCCCGCGGTCGATGGCCGACGGCGACCTGCTCGTGAGCGTCCGCGACGCCGAGTGGACGTACATCGAGAACGTCGACGAGAGGGACACCGAGCTGTACCACAGGCCGTCAGATCCGACACAGCAGGCGGACCTGTCCGCCGATCCGACCGAGGAGCAGCGGGCCGTCATCGAGCGCTTCGCGCCGATCGCCGCCGAACACGCCGCGGAACTCCGTGACCGAGAGGCGGAGGCCGCGGCGGCGAGAGACGACGGAGACGACGTCGACGCCGACCTCGAGGCCCGACTGGAGGCGCTCGGGTATCGGTGA
- a CDS encoding NAD(+)/NADH kinase, with amino-acid sequence MDVGIVARKGSDRAVAVAADLRDAVTAAGASVWVDAETADALDGAADGRSVEALADCDLAVAVGGDGTFLFAARNAGDTPIVGINLGEVGFLNAVSPENATEAVCNEVEAFARGEMAVREVPRLAARSGAWTSVPAANEIVIQGGRRGPGAGIDYVVHVDGSRYTGGHADGVLIATPTGSTAYNLSERGPLVHPSVSGLVVTEMVAEGGMPPLVTDIDSTISVSIEGDEAVVVSDGRNVTELDAPAEVTVQRTTPPMRIAGPPSDFFEALGKLS; translated from the coding sequence ATGGACGTAGGCATCGTGGCGCGAAAGGGGAGCGACCGAGCGGTCGCGGTCGCCGCCGATCTCAGAGACGCCGTCACCGCGGCCGGCGCGTCAGTCTGGGTCGACGCGGAGACCGCAGACGCCCTCGACGGAGCGGCCGACGGTCGCTCTGTCGAGGCGCTTGCAGACTGCGATCTCGCAGTCGCCGTCGGCGGGGACGGGACGTTCCTCTTCGCCGCGCGCAACGCCGGCGACACGCCGATCGTCGGGATCAACCTCGGTGAGGTGGGCTTTCTCAACGCGGTGTCACCCGAAAACGCTACGGAGGCGGTCTGCAACGAGGTCGAAGCGTTCGCGCGCGGTGAGATGGCCGTCCGCGAGGTGCCGCGGCTCGCCGCCCGGTCGGGCGCGTGGACGTCGGTGCCCGCGGCGAACGAGATCGTCATTCAAGGCGGCCGCCGCGGGCCGGGAGCCGGGATCGACTACGTGGTCCACGTCGACGGCTCGCGGTACACCGGCGGCCACGCGGACGGGGTCCTGATCGCGACGCCGACCGGCTCGACCGCGTACAACCTCTCCGAACGAGGGCCGCTCGTCCACCCGAGCGTGAGCGGGCTCGTCGTCACCGAGATGGTCGCCGAAGGCGGGATGCCGCCGCTCGTGACCGACATCGACTCGACTATCTCCGTGTCAATCGAGGGCGACGAGGCCGTCGTCGTCAGCGACGGCCGGAACGTGACCGAACTCGACGCGCCCGCCGAAGTAACCGTCCAGCGGACCACGCCGCCGATGCGGATCGCGGGACCGCCGTCGGACTTCTTCGAGGCGCTCGGGAAGCTCTCGTGA
- a CDS encoding GtrA family protein, whose translation MLRAILRDLASGPIAVQLRRFVIVGAVTAGIQMALLWTFVDAAGVNYLIGATVAIEITIVLSYVFNNAWTFQASQNTGVSEYLFGLFKTNLVRGTAIPIQLAVLFALVEWAGILYLVGNAAAILISGVYRFVLDALWTWG comes from the coding sequence ATGCTACGGGCGATCCTCCGCGACCTCGCGAGCGGACCGATCGCCGTTCAACTCCGTCGGTTCGTCATCGTCGGCGCGGTCACGGCCGGGATTCAGATGGCGCTCTTGTGGACGTTCGTCGACGCCGCGGGGGTGAACTACCTGATCGGCGCGACGGTCGCCATCGAGATCACGATCGTGTTGTCGTACGTGTTCAACAACGCGTGGACGTTTCAGGCGAGTCAGAACACGGGAGTCTCCGAGTACCTCTTCGGGCTTTTCAAAACGAACCTCGTGCGCGGGACCGCGATCCCGATCCAGCTCGCCGTGCTCTTCGCGCTCGTCGAGTGGGCGGGAATCCTGTATCTCGTCGGAAACGCCGCCGCCATCCTCATAAGCGGCGTCTACCGGTTCGTGCTCGACGCCCTCTGGACGTGGGGGTGA
- a CDS encoding TVP38/TMEM64 family protein, with amino-acid sequence MTRRAATTGYAAAAVAVAVSVAITWTASPAAVTGPLTRLADRPALFGVALVGLAAVRPAIAWPTTLLSAAVGFGYGWPGVPVGVVLVTATAIPPYGLARTGRARSPDGRVGRVTARVCDAGERLTAVAGSARTVAAARLLPLPSDAVSLGAGVAGVPLRPFLVGTAVGELPWVLLGVAVGVSIDRLAAGDLSVVDPAALVAMASAGVLLLAGPVYRTVSGESAATA; translated from the coding sequence GTGACTCGTCGGGCCGCCACCACGGGGTACGCCGCCGCAGCCGTCGCCGTCGCCGTCTCGGTCGCGATCACGTGGACCGCGTCGCCGGCGGCGGTTACCGGCCCGCTCACTCGCCTCGCGGATCGACCGGCGTTGTTCGGCGTCGCGCTGGTGGGCCTCGCCGCGGTTCGGCCGGCGATAGCGTGGCCGACGACGCTGCTCTCCGCCGCGGTCGGCTTCGGGTACGGATGGCCCGGCGTGCCGGTCGGCGTCGTGCTCGTGACGGCGACCGCGATACCCCCGTACGGACTCGCTCGGACCGGCCGGGCACGGTCCCCCGACGGCCGCGTGGGACGCGTGACCGCCCGCGTCTGTGACGCCGGCGAGCGACTCACCGCGGTCGCCGGGAGCGCGCGCACAGTGGCCGCGGCGCGGCTACTCCCCCTCCCCTCGGACGCCGTCTCGCTGGGTGCCGGCGTCGCGGGCGTGCCGCTCCGCCCGTTCCTCGTCGGCACCGCAGTCGGTGAACTGCCGTGGGTGCTCCTCGGCGTCGCCGTCGGCGTCTCGATCGACCGGCTGGCGGCCGGCGACCTCTCAGTCGTCGACCCGGCCGCACTCGTCGCGATGGCGAGCGCGGGAGTGCTGCTGCTCGCCGGGCCAGTGTACCGAACCGTCAGCGGAGAATCCGCTGCGACGGCGTGA
- a CDS encoding DUF4382 domain-containing protein, which yields MSDRPLAADTLGRRRYLQASGAAALATAGLAGCIGTATGTLATRVTDQPADIADFESLVVTIEGIWLGPEGAESGADGNQTDDADGAADSDADGNQTSDGGTQSDDGGGESEPAGREYLEFDEPQEADLVRLQDGETQLIDERELSVGSYQFLQLDVSAVDGTLSGGDEATVDLPGNAPLTFNEAFEVRENTRTTFTADFAPVRRGTGSYLLRPVPSGIEVSYGDTDGGDDGDGGDGSAADG from the coding sequence GTGTCCGATCGGCCGCTCGCCGCCGACACGCTCGGTCGACGGCGCTATCTGCAGGCCAGCGGTGCCGCTGCGCTCGCGACCGCCGGCCTCGCCGGTTGCATCGGCACGGCGACCGGGACGCTGGCGACTCGGGTGACAGACCAGCCGGCGGACATCGCCGACTTCGAGTCGCTCGTCGTCACCATCGAGGGAATCTGGCTCGGTCCCGAGGGCGCAGAAAGCGGTGCCGACGGCAATCAGACCGACGACGCGGATGGTGCGGCAGACTCGGACGCTGACGGGAATCAGACGAGCGACGGTGGAACCCAGTCGGACGACGGAGGTGGCGAGTCCGAGCCGGCCGGCCGCGAGTACCTCGAGTTCGACGAGCCACAGGAGGCTGACCTCGTCCGGCTACAGGACGGCGAAACGCAGCTCATCGACGAGCGAGAGCTGTCGGTCGGCAGCTATCAGTTCCTCCAGCTCGACGTCTCGGCCGTCGACGGGACGCTTTCCGGCGGCGACGAGGCGACGGTCGATCTCCCGGGGAACGCCCCGCTCACGTTCAACGAGGCGTTCGAGGTGCGCGAGAACACCCGAACGACCTTCACTGCCGACTTCGCCCCCGTCCGCCGGGGAACCGGCTCGTACCTGCTCCGTCCCGTCCCGAGCGGGATCGAGGTCTCGTACGGTGATACCGACGGCGGCGACGATGGCGACGGCGGTGACGGCAGCGCCGCCGACGGGTAA
- a CDS encoding KaiC domain-containing protein — protein MTEEDDWFERALSDLDEESDGDDRADAPGDTADDDRVNAGERSDSDGGGDPHAAAGSDPDGADAGDGPVEDDPFGGFRATSGDDEGDAEPTETAADAGDASGDDGTTFDDEPPDETDPFGGETADDPDPFEGETADDTDPFGGYRETSPSSDDDFGFANFGGGGAGETTGPVGADTADPAEFDVDPEEFESAIPRVDVGIEGLDEMILGGIPARSLISVIGGAGTGKTTFALQFLNDALESGGKGVYITLEQTRESILSTASEKGWSFEEHAAGNRLAVVAIDPIEMANSLASIRNDLTRLIAEFDADRLVLDSVSLLEMMYDHPAKRRSEVFGFTRSLKEAGVTTLLTSEASDASPYASRHGIVEYLTDAVFVLQYVRGSDFRETRLAVEIQKIRDANHSRETKPYDITDTGISVYDQANIF, from the coding sequence ATGACCGAGGAGGACGACTGGTTCGAGCGCGCGCTCAGCGATCTCGACGAGGAGTCCGACGGCGACGACCGCGCCGACGCCCCCGGCGACACCGCTGACGACGACCGAGTCAATGCCGGGGAGCGGTCCGACAGCGACGGCGGCGGCGACCCCCACGCCGCGGCGGGGTCGGATCCCGACGGAGCCGATGCGGGCGACGGACCGGTCGAAGACGACCCGTTCGGCGGATTCCGAGCGACGTCCGGAGACGACGAGGGAGACGCCGAACCCACCGAGACGGCAGCCGACGCCGGGGACGCCTCCGGTGACGACGGCACGACGTTCGACGACGAACCGCCCGACGAAACCGATCCGTTCGGCGGTGAAACCGCCGACGATCCTGATCCCTTCGAAGGCGAGACGGCCGACGACACCGATCCGTTCGGAGGATACCGAGAGACGTCACCCTCGTCGGACGACGACTTCGGATTCGCGAACTTCGGTGGCGGGGGCGCGGGCGAGACGACCGGACCCGTCGGGGCGGACACCGCCGATCCCGCGGAGTTCGACGTCGACCCCGAGGAGTTCGAGTCGGCGATCCCGCGCGTTGACGTCGGGATCGAGGGGCTCGACGAGATGATCCTCGGGGGGATCCCCGCTCGGTCACTGATCTCGGTGATCGGGGGCGCAGGTACCGGCAAGACGACGTTCGCGCTTCAGTTTCTCAACGACGCGCTCGAATCCGGCGGCAAGGGCGTCTACATCACGCTCGAACAGACCCGCGAGTCGATCCTGTCGACGGCGTCGGAAAAGGGATGGTCCTTCGAGGAGCACGCCGCCGGAAACCGGCTCGCGGTCGTCGCCATCGACCCCATCGAGATGGCGAACTCGCTCGCCTCCATCCGGAACGACCTCACACGGCTCATCGCCGAGTTCGACGCCGACCGGCTGGTGCTCGACTCCGTCTCGCTTCTGGAGATGATGTACGATCACCCGGCGAAGCGCCGCTCCGAGGTGTTCGGGTTCACCCGGTCGCTGAAGGAGGCCGGCGTGACCACGCTTCTCACCTCCGAGGCCAGCGACGCGTCGCCGTACGCCTCCCGACACGGCATCGTCGAGTACCTGACCGACGCGGTGTTCGTGTTGCAGTACGTCCGAGGGTCGGACTTCCGCGAGACCCGGCTCGCCGTCGAGATCCAGAAGATCCGCGACGCGAACCACTCCCGGGAGACGAAGCCGTACGACATCACGGACACCGGCATCTCCGTGTACGACCAGGCGAACATCTTCTGA
- a CDS encoding TVP38/TMEM64 family protein: MQLFASASDRRRGLLALAVVAAAFAALYLFVREYAAFITDAEALRVWLRQFGVLAPLVFVLLQALQVIVAPIPGQVVALVAGYLFGSVAGTVYSLIGVLLGSAIAFSLAKRFGRSFVEDVLHEDVVARFDGFVDTVGVPGLFAFVVIPGLPDDAICFLSGLTKWRLPTFIAVISVGRLPAYVITVYAGGQLAGGRFRSALALIGIVVLASVVGYYKQEAVRDLVARLEPRLPF, translated from the coding sequence ATGCAACTCTTCGCCTCGGCGTCGGACCGCCGTCGGGGACTACTCGCGCTGGCTGTCGTCGCAGCCGCATTCGCCGCCCTCTACCTCTTCGTCCGCGAGTACGCGGCGTTCATCACCGACGCCGAGGCCCTCCGCGTGTGGCTCCGTCAGTTCGGCGTGCTCGCCCCGCTCGTGTTCGTGCTCCTCCAAGCGCTCCAGGTGATCGTCGCGCCGATCCCGGGGCAGGTCGTCGCCTTGGTCGCCGGGTACCTCTTCGGCTCCGTCGCGGGCACCGTCTACAGTCTCATCGGCGTCCTCCTGGGCAGCGCCATCGCCTTCTCGCTCGCTAAGCGCTTCGGTCGCTCGTTCGTTGAGGACGTCCTCCACGAGGACGTGGTCGCCCGATTCGACGGCTTCGTCGACACCGTGGGCGTCCCCGGGCTGTTCGCGTTCGTGGTGATCCCCGGTCTCCCCGACGACGCGATCTGTTTCTTGAGCGGCCTCACGAAGTGGCGGCTCCCGACGTTTATCGCCGTCATCAGCGTCGGCCGTCTCCCCGCGTACGTGATAACCGTCTACGCCGGCGGACAACTGGCCGGCGGGCGGTTCCGCTCTGCGCTCGCGCTCATCGGGATCGTCGTCCTCGCGTCCGTCGTCGGCTACTACAAGCAAGAGGCCGTGCGGGACCTCGTCGCGCGGCTCGAACCGCGGCTCCCGTTTTGA
- a CDS encoding transcriptional regulator: protein MTDESGTELWKEHQSAFDRVRAVAVTVSEPKPADWIAEQAHVAGNTARDHLQRLVEMNVLRTATGGTATRYEPDPLYTRMQALRNLLDDRTRDDLLELRGDLQEQVEEWQTEYDADSPSDLRERAAHADTAEATREMRRTANDWDIIAYRLQLVEDAIEHYSDYAGSTPAPA from the coding sequence ATGACAGATGAATCAGGGACCGAACTCTGGAAAGAGCACCAGAGCGCCTTCGACCGCGTGCGCGCAGTCGCCGTTACAGTTTCCGAGCCCAAACCGGCCGACTGGATTGCAGAGCAGGCCCACGTCGCGGGAAACACTGCGCGTGACCATCTCCAGCGCCTCGTCGAGATGAACGTTCTCCGAACCGCTACCGGAGGGACCGCGACCCGGTATGAACCAGACCCGCTCTACACGCGAATGCAAGCTCTCCGCAACCTCCTCGACGACCGGACTCGCGACGACCTTCTCGAACTGCGTGGCGACCTACAAGAGCAGGTCGAGGAGTGGCAGACCGAGTACGACGCGGATTCACCGAGTGACCTTCGCGAGCGGGCGGCACATGCCGATACTGCCGAGGCAACACGAGAGATGCGCCGGACTGCGAACGACTGGGACATCATCGCGTATCGTCTCCAACTTGTAGAGGACGCTATCGAGCATTACTCTGACTACGCTGGAAGTACCCCGGCACCTGCCTGA
- a CDS encoding DUF2270 domain-containing protein — protein MPDPTADFDPEAPEEREVAGEAASDRSDFLSLMAHTYRGELGRTTSWRTRIDRTTNWAVVLVATLLTWAFSGGARPHYVLLVGVAMVTVFLGIEARRYRVYDIWRSRVRLLEENVFANALDPEGVKQRNWRELLSDDLREPAVKTPLVEAVSRRLQRVYFALISVLIGSWGVRLTVFAESSAGVVEAAAVGQLPGGVVLASAGLYYAAALGLTFWPGRRRAKGELQSRPDTDEWK, from the coding sequence ATGCCAGACCCGACCGCGGACTTCGACCCGGAAGCGCCGGAAGAGCGCGAGGTGGCGGGCGAGGCGGCGAGCGACCGCTCCGATTTCCTCTCGCTCATGGCACACACGTACCGCGGCGAACTCGGACGAACGACGTCGTGGCGAACTCGAATCGACCGGACGACCAACTGGGCCGTCGTGTTGGTGGCGACGCTTCTCACCTGGGCCTTCTCGGGAGGCGCACGGCCGCACTACGTCCTGCTCGTCGGCGTCGCGATGGTGACCGTGTTCTTGGGGATCGAGGCCCGCCGCTACCGCGTGTACGACATCTGGCGCTCTCGGGTGCGGCTGCTCGAAGAGAACGTGTTCGCGAACGCGCTGGATCCGGAGGGAGTCAAACAGCGCAACTGGCGCGAACTCCTCAGCGATGACCTCCGCGAGCCGGCGGTGAAAACGCCGCTCGTCGAGGCGGTGTCACGGCGGCTCCAGCGCGTCTACTTCGCGTTGATCTCCGTGCTGATCGGGTCGTGGGGCGTTCGGCTGACGGTGTTCGCGGAGTCGTCGGCCGGAGTGGTCGAGGCCGCGGCGGTGGGACAGCTACCGGGCGGCGTCGTGCTCGCGAGCGCGGGGCTGTACTACGCCGCCGCGCTCGGGCTCACGTTCTGGCCGGGACGCCGGCGAGCGAAGGGCGAACTCCAGTCGCGGCCCGATACGGACGAGTGGAAGTGA
- a CDS encoding ATPase encodes MSGEQRGDGAPVFLVAGGARIDAGKTTFSTGLVRALADRVGDAVGVKPRAGNDFWFDHDDYRIAAESGRLYGKDARRLAAASTRPLADAADVITPESINPVHRLWLPTPDRTGMLGDADRTFLCDRVTTPTAIGDDTSADAAAATETRFVVNGAAESAGLIPDHLADRLPVADAARVESVSAFNDVMAAAYLPAFDRLAERAASTAAGGVPVVVESYADVADPLPRDGPVAPDAVAVVDPGRARIYAGGRYAKARAVASGSPREGTREEHTDAVTGMIDPLATVDLPALGGEERGDPDRVASAYGPAYEALFEAA; translated from the coding sequence GTGAGCGGGGAACAGCGCGGCGACGGCGCGCCGGTGTTTCTCGTCGCGGGCGGAGCGCGAATCGACGCGGGCAAGACGACGTTCTCGACCGGCCTCGTGCGCGCCCTCGCCGACCGCGTCGGCGACGCCGTCGGCGTCAAGCCCCGTGCCGGCAACGACTTCTGGTTCGACCACGACGACTACCGGATCGCGGCGGAGTCGGGACGCCTCTACGGCAAGGACGCCCGACGGCTCGCGGCCGCGAGCACGCGACCGCTCGCGGATGCCGCCGACGTGATCACGCCAGAGTCGATAAACCCGGTTCACCGGCTGTGGCTGCCGACGCCGGACCGGACCGGGATGCTCGGTGACGCCGACCGCACATTCCTCTGTGACCGGGTGACCACGCCCACGGCGATCGGAGACGACACGTCGGCGGACGCCGCGGCGGCGACGGAGACCCGGTTCGTCGTCAACGGCGCGGCCGAGTCGGCGGGCCTGATCCCGGACCACCTTGCGGACCGGCTCCCGGTCGCGGACGCGGCTCGCGTCGAGAGCGTGAGCGCGTTCAACGACGTGATGGCGGCCGCGTACCTCCCGGCGTTCGACCGCCTCGCGGAGCGGGCCGCGTCGACCGCGGCGGGCGGCGTCCCCGTCGTCGTCGAGTCGTACGCGGACGTCGCCGACCCGCTTCCGCGCGACGGTCCGGTCGCCCCCGACGCGGTCGCGGTCGTCGATCCGGGGCGAGCGCGGATCTACGCCGGAGGCCGATACGCGAAGGCGCGGGCGGTGGCGTCGGGAAGCCCCCGCGAGGGAACGCGCGAGGAGCACACGGACGCGGTGACGGGGATGATCGACCCGCTCGCGACCGTCGACCTGCCGGCGCTCGGCGGCGAGGAACGCGGCGACCCGGACCGCGTGGCGTCGGCGTACGGGCCGGCGTACGAGGCGCTGTTCGAGGCGGCTTGA